The window GCTCATCCAAGAGCTGACAAGTCCTAACGGGCCTCATTTTCCAGAGAcaaaaataactattttcaAAATTCACAGCAGGGCCTTCGCCTACACACGCTGCACCAAGAGAAACCTGTGGGGAGAAATGTAAAACACATTGTGTAAATGGAAATGCACCATGCATCCAAAATGATTTCAAAGCTATTTACCCCCTTCCATCCTCGCCAGCTCTCCTGCGAGCGCACGTATGCGCGCTCTCACCCCGCCGAAGGCACGGGGGCTCTGCTGGCTTCCCTGGGCCCGGAGCTCCGCTGGCCTCCCTGGCCCCTGGCAGTCCCTGGGCTGGCTCCCCCAGCCGTGGATGATGGGGAGGTGTTTTCCTCCCCACGCGTGCGCTGCTGGAAGAGCAGTGCCCATCTGCGAGGAGGGGACGTGGCGCGGTGCTGGCGGGCGGGAGACGGCCCCGTCATCCCCGTCCTCCACCGTGGCTTCAAAAGTCCTGCAGCTGCAAAACAGCAGATCAGCTTCTGCAGAGAGGTTCTTGAGatcttccctctgccccaggTTCAGCAatgggatgtggggacagggacagctccagcacTGGGTGGTTGGCTGGTTGGATGTGTAGGATTCATAGGGAGGAGCAGGGGTGCCTAGAGGCTTGCACGTGAAGGGGTGTCCAGGCAAATTTTGGGTGAAAGGCTTTGCTCTACCTATGTAGAGTCCACCACCAGAGCCTGGGACAAACCTTCCTCCCAAATGTGGGGCCAAAGAGAACCACCTGTCCTCTGGGAGCATCCAACCATGCCTCCATGGGCCACAGCTCCCCatcagggctgctcctggctccccaAGTCAGTGGAGAGGAGAAGCCATAGCCCCACATGAGGTCACTGTAGCAGCATGACTTAGTCCAGCCACGTTGATCTCAGGTCTGACATCCATGGTCAGGAATCCATCCCTCCACAAAGAAGCAATGTGGTCTTGTGTTTGGGGAAGGCCCTCGAGTTCCCAGAGCAAGAGTAAATGTTGCAGCTGCTTGGGAGCAGGCTACAAACCAGGAGCAAATAGAGGGGAATGGCGAGGGTTCACGTGAAGGCAGAGCCCCCCATGACTCCTCCTGCCCTTGCAATGGCCAACACTTAAAGCTTATGATTGGCTGCAGAATCCTTGAGGAAAGGGTCTCTCTCTTTGGAAGCCactgtgcagggccagcccagctcagcacaatCATTCACCACCACCAAGCACCACAGCAGAGACCACATCACCCTTCCTCAcccactgggagcagctccctgtggccACCACTCCAGCCAGGGAGGAGAAGTGTTTTGGAGTGAACCCTGGAACAAGGGAGAGCAAGAGAGCACTGGCcacctccctgcctgtccttctCCCTCACTCCCATCCCATGGCACTGCAGTCCAGAGCTCCACCCTGGCCAGGATGGGTGGATGCTTGGGGAGTGTCCTGTCAGATGCGGTTGGACATGAGCCTGGTGTTCAGCTTGCGGAAGAAGGAGCGCAGCTTGCAGATCTTgcacttcttcttcttcttcttgttcctGCCTTTCAGGGACTCCCGGCCTCCttcccactcctcctcctcatcctcagtgGCCCACGGTCCCCAGGCACCGCCATTGAAGTCGGGGTGAGCGCGGGGGTTCTCGGCAGGGTAGCGCACCGGGATGGCCGTGCGGTTGTAGTGCACCAGCCTCAGCAGGAGGCTCCTGACCACGTCTGGCCGCTGCTCTGAGAGGTCGTAGCGCTCGTAGGGGTCGGCGGTGATGTTGAAGAGCCACACGGACTTCCTCGGGCCATCGGTGAGACGCTCCAGGTTCCACCAGCTCCCTGGGAAGTTGGTCAGGGTCTGTGGGGGTATCCAGTCGCTGTACCCTGGGTCGCCAGTGAGGAGCTTCCACTCCCCAACCCTGATGGAAGCTTGCACAGCCGTGTTCCAGATGCCGAAGCCGTCCTCCAAGGAGCCGTACTTGGCATGGTTGTACAAGGGGTCAATGTTGTGCAGGATTTCAGTGCGTGGCGACTCCTTACCCTCACTGATAGCAGGCCAGACATCGTAGCCATCCAAGCCTTGGACATTGCTCAGGTTGCCCCTGGCCAGGCTGATCAGAGTAGGGTACCAATCTGTAATGTGAACCAGCGCCCAGCTTGTCCGACGCTTGCGCTTGATCAGGGGACTGTGCACAAAACCAATGCCCCGCACTCCCCCTTCCCAGTACGTCCCTTTGCGACCCCGCAGCGGCCAGTTGCTTCCCCCGGAGAAGGTCTGCCCACCATTATCCGTGGAGAACACGATCACACTGTTGTCATAGTACCCATACTTCTTGAGGGCCCAGGTGATGTTCTTGACCGCCTCGTCCATGCAGGTGACCATGGCCGCGTACTTGCGGCGGGCGACGTTGCCCATGGAGCGGTAGCGGTAGATGTACTCCTTGGGGGACTGCAGGGGCGTGTGCACCGCTTGGAAGGCCACGTAGATGAAGATGGGCTCCTTGGGGCTGTGGGATGCCAGGATCTTGCTGACTCGCTGGGCATAGAGGAAGGTGGAATATTTCCCGCTCTGGTCCCACGCCACGTCCTCCCCCTCGTGCAGGTCGTAGCCGCAGACGTCGGGCCCGTCGCAGTTGTCGTAGGTGTAGTAATCCACGTTGCCTGTCAGGGAGCCCAGGAAGGTGTCGAAGCCCCGGCGAGTTGGCAGGCACTCCTTCTTGTAGAAGCCCAGGTGCCACTTGCCCACCATGTGCGTGGAGTAGCCGGCTTCCTGCAGCTTCTGCGGCAGGGTGACCTGGTCCAGGGGCAGGCAGTTGGGCTGCCGAGGGCGGATGATGGAGTGCTGCAATCCTGTGTGGATCTGGTACCTGCCAGGAGGAAGAGCCAGAGGAAAGCAATGgtgatgaggagcagctctgggtgaggATGTGATGGCACTTTATGTGTTGGAAACCCAAAAACAAATGCAGATTTCCATGtcacccaacccaacccaacgAAGCAAGCtccagccagggacagggagctcctCATCCGTCCATAAGTACCAAAAGTAGATGCAAAGAACACAGAGAGAGGCTCAGCAGACATCTCACAAAAATGCCACAAGCGTTtgtccccactgctgccagcctggggaggtggctgggctgtgtcagggctgggcagcacaagcAAGAGGGTTCATAATGCCCCACGTGAATGTCCCCACCATCTGTCCTCCCCTGCTTTGCACACCACAAAGATGTCTGGGACCCCTTAAGAACCATCAGGAGAAAAGGGACGCCTTTTCTTGGACTGTGGTGGGCTCTATCACCCCAGGCAGTTGGTGACCTCATCCATAGGCACCTCCCTGGGCCCACTCCTCAGCAGGAGGTGGTCTGGTGGGATCTGCCTCCTACAGGGAGTGCTGACCACACAGCACTTCTCCAGAGAAAGCCCCACCTATCCCAGAAGGCAGAATGGCCCAGGATAAGGGGGCATCTGACTGTGGTGCCATGGGAGAGGACAATGGAGCAAcatccagcctgtgctggccagTGCAGCACTGAACACACATACAGGCAAAGCACAGACCAAGGGCCTCACAGCAAATCTCCAAGGGCCAGTGTGTcatggggacacagctgctTGCCCAGCACCAAACACCTCCTGACCAGAGACCACCCTCTCCCAAAGTGTCATCCATCACCCAGCAGCATCCACAGTTTTGCTCTTGCCATGTGCCACTCTTTATCCTGTGTGGAAATCAACTATTCACCCAGGAAGCTTTCTAGAGAAATCCAGATGTGCTGGAGGATCTCCATCCTCTGCCAACACACCAGGGCATCACTCTGGCAGCAAGCTGGGGTTAAGCCCCTCAGAGAAGGGACCAAAGGGGGACATGAGCAAGCTGTGAGCAGGCCCTGGCTTACCTGCCAGTTATCAGCTGGCTCCGGGACGGGGTGCAGATGGGCTGGATGTAGTAGTTCTCCAGCTTCACAccctctgctgccagcctgtcCAGCGTCGGTGTCTGGATATCTGAGCCGTGATAGCCGATATCGTGGTAGCCCTGGTCGTCGGTCAGAATGAAGATGATGTGGGGTGGCCTGGTGAAGGTGGGAGGCGGTGATTTCTCCATGGGGTCTGTGGCCACATCAGCCACCAAACTGGGCTTCATCCAGTCCCAGGACAAATAGCCAAAGCTGAGCAGGCTGACGAGCGAGAAGCCCGTGAGGGCATAGACGGCCATCCCGAAGCGCTGTGCTGCCTGCCGAGGGTGTTACTGTCCCAGCATCGCCCCAGAGCCACGAAAACAGGAGggctccccctccctgccctaGAGGATGCTCCCCGCACCCCTCACAGCCGGTTTTGCGGGAGCAGCTTCCATCCAGGCACACTGGCGTGCA of the Ammospiza nelsoni isolate bAmmNel1 chromosome 16, bAmmNel1.pri, whole genome shotgun sequence genome contains:
- the ARSI gene encoding arylsulfatase I, with amino-acid sequence MAVYALTGFSLVSLLSFGYLSWDWMKPSLVADVATDPMEKSPPPTFTRPPHIIFILTDDQGYHDIGYHGSDIQTPTLDRLAAEGVKLENYYIQPICTPSRSQLITGRYQIHTGLQHSIIRPRQPNCLPLDQVTLPQKLQEAGYSTHMVGKWHLGFYKKECLPTRRGFDTFLGSLTGNVDYYTYDNCDGPDVCGYDLHEGEDVAWDQSGKYSTFLYAQRVSKILASHSPKEPIFIYVAFQAVHTPLQSPKEYIYRYRSMGNVARRKYAAMVTCMDEAVKNITWALKKYGYYDNSVIVFSTDNGGQTFSGGSNWPLRGRKGTYWEGGVRGIGFVHSPLIKRKRRTSWALVHITDWYPTLISLARGNLSNVQGLDGYDVWPAISEGKESPRTEILHNIDPLYNHAKYGSLEDGFGIWNTAVQASIRVGEWKLLTGDPGYSDWIPPQTLTNFPGSWWNLERLTDGPRKSVWLFNITADPYERYDLSEQRPDVVRSLLLRLVHYNRTAIPVRYPAENPRAHPDFNGGAWGPWATEDEEEEWEGGRESLKGRNKKKKKKCKICKLRSFFRKLNTRLMSNRI